tataaatgtttatacacataattgAGGATACaagcaaaaaaaagtaatataatattatagtgctctatatttatatttgtacaagatataacaacaataattaaGCGACTTATCACTTACTTTGTTGttcacaaatttatattcacaaGATAATGTACAATGGCAAATTCTATTCATTTTCATATGAAAGAACGTTTTTATAGCAATTTCATATGAAAAAACGTTTCTCTATAACATTCGGAACTGCAAATCACATACGCTTGATTccttaattatctaattatttgaTGAATTTTGCGAATATAACTTTTGCAGCGCGACCAAAGTACTAATAATATCTATCGAGAGACTTAAGATTTATACCAAAAGCGATTGCTCAATTTCGCCTTCTCACGTGGTATGTCGGCTGACAGTCCAGGAGTTGGATCTGGAAATATTATAGGCTCATCCCTTGGCGGTGGTCGTAGTCTTGATGTATTGTGCACTTTAGCCTCGCAAAAGTATCCAAAAGGTGGACGttctatattcatatttttaagaacACAATTATCCAAAGCAGCTTGCGTCTTCCGACATCTAAATGAcatgtgttatattattatattatcatgaaCAAAGACCTAACTTAGTTCTTTtcatacacaaatataatcttatccTACTGAATGTAAAATAACATACTCAGTAAATTCCAGTGATCCCGATGATCTCTCAAGACAATACATGTATGCATTAAAATCTTCTAAGCAgtgctttttcatttttttaagaacgTCTAGTGCACAAGCAGTCACGTGTTTCCCCTCATTGAGACAACGACGTGGATCACCTTCTTCTTCTCTACATAACATAAATTCCTGAAGAAGAGACAAATTTGTCATAGTTAAGAGACTTGATTgaacatacatatttaagatgtttttcaaattgcaaaaataattttctaaaattgaatatttttaacaagatatacttaattctttatatatttactttaatagtaTTTATCTTGCGCATTACACATGATATCAAATTCaactatacaattaatttgtataaaacatattttatttccagaagtataatttaaactaGCAATCGACAAACATGGAATGGTATTATTTCGAGGAAAAGAGTACACGTAAAATTacgtgaaattattatttacatgtcaAACGTTACTACAGGCCCATTATGTAAGCCTTCGGAGAGGTGGCTAAACACGcggataaaatgtaaataccGGCGATATCTTTGCGAAATTGGATCATCAGGTAACTCACATTGTTGTGCCATTCGCAGGCCTTGCCGATATAAACGGATGCGGTTTGCAGCACCGGCCAGCTGACGTCGAGCTCCTGAACGTTTAGCTCGCTCTCCTCGGGCAGTACCGTCTTCGCCGTCGCAGCCATATTTCCTTAAAGCACCGCTTCGAGGCTGAGGTGGCTTGTCATTCGCGACGTCAATCACAGAGATCGTACGAGACAATCTCGATCAACGAGACTTGCCtgtgacttttttttaataccaaGTTGCAAAATGCATTACACGCACATGAACAGGAGCAACGCGATCCAGGAACTCGTAAAGGTAACCTAACATCGAGTTCGAGTGGGTCGTCAAGATCGATAATCGACCGTATGATTGTTGCGACTTATCGATACTTCGATTATTCAAACAGATGGAGAAAGTGCGCCACACGCGT
This sequence is a window from Anoplolepis gracilipes chromosome 10, ASM4749672v1, whole genome shotgun sequence. Protein-coding genes within it:
- the Nd-19 gene encoding NADH dehydrogenase [ubiquinone] 1 alpha subcomplex subunit 8 yields the protein MAATAKTVLPEESELNVQELDVSWPVLQTASVYIGKACEWHNNEFMLCREEEGDPRRCLNEGKHVTACALDVLKKMKKHCLEDFNAYMYCLERSSGSLEFTECRKTQAALDNCVLKNMNIERPPFGYFCEAKVHNTSRLRPPPRDEPIIFPDPTPGLSADIPREKAKLSNRFWYKS